In one Sphingomonas sanguinis genomic region, the following are encoded:
- a CDS encoding precorrin-8X methylmutase: MPYTYETDGAAIYRQSFAIIRAEAELARFDAEEEPVAVRMIHAAGLVELAPSIHFSAGFAVAGRQALANGAAILCDAHMVSEGVTRARLPADNPVICTLRDPAVPALAEEMGTTRSAAALELWRPHLAGALVAIGNAPTALFHLLTMLEDPHCPRPAAIIGCPVGFVGAMESKDALWEAQPVPCAIVKGRPGGSAITVAAINALASRAE; the protein is encoded by the coding sequence ATGCCGTACACTTACGAAACCGATGGCGCGGCGATCTATCGCCAGTCCTTCGCCATCATTCGCGCCGAGGCGGAGCTGGCGCGCTTCGATGCGGAGGAAGAGCCGGTCGCGGTGCGCATGATTCATGCCGCCGGGCTGGTCGAGCTGGCGCCGTCGATCCATTTCTCCGCCGGTTTCGCGGTGGCGGGGCGGCAGGCGCTGGCGAACGGCGCGGCGATCCTGTGCGACGCGCATATGGTCAGCGAGGGGGTTACGCGCGCGCGGCTGCCCGCCGACAATCCGGTGATCTGTACGCTGCGCGATCCCGCTGTGCCCGCGCTGGCCGAGGAAATGGGCACGACCCGTTCCGCCGCCGCGCTGGAGCTGTGGCGGCCGCATCTGGCAGGCGCGCTGGTGGCGATCGGCAATGCGCCGACCGCGCTCTTCCATCTGCTGACCATGCTCGAAGACCCCCACTGCCCACGCCCGGCGGCGATCATCGGCTGTCCGGTCGGTTTCGTCGGCGCGATGGAGTCGAAGGACGCGCTCTGGGAAGCACAGCCGGTCCCGTGCGCTATCGTGAAGGGCCGCCCCGGCGGCAGCGCGATCACGGTGGCGGCGATCAACGCGCTGGCGAGCCGCGCCGAATGA
- the cobN gene encoding cobaltochelatase subunit CobN: MHLVFRESHGLEEQAVPQDLGQRPGDVVVLSFSDSDLSAFAAGWRAGGFSWSLRLANLAALIHPLSVDTYVEQTLVHAKAILIRLIGGAAYWDYGLREVERLARERGIALAVLAADGREDRRLVAASTVDAGLVRRLTALCDAGGADAAALALREIAALSPVALAPPQPLPLPGEGLLRETVAPSMPLPQAGGDGGGPSPQIAPVGSWSLEGVACPAATLLTTTRPRVLITFYRAYLAAADIEPIVALHTALSERGFDPIALFVPSLKAEGAGPWVARWVEALTPAAIINATAFSARGEDDTTSLDGAGVPVFQVALATSDRAGWEGAARGLSPADLAMHVVLPEIDGRLFAGVVSFKQPGERDPDFDIALRLHRAEPGRIAAVADKVAGWARLAATPAAERRLAILLSTYPGKDWQAAHAVGLDGFASTAAILADLGEAGYDVKPQPDLPAALLGNRIAWPVAAYREALAALPESLRVDLTESWGAVEDDPLVEGDSFHFPALTLGKAIVALQPERGRRGARADDYHDLSRCPRHGYVAFYLWLRAQRIDALVHVGAHGTLEWLPGKAVALSDGCWPEALTKDWPVLYPFIVNDPGEAAQAKRRLGAVTIGHVPPALVQAETGAGLGRLEALLDEYANADGLDPARRDRLRASIAEEADSVGLGETLGLAGAEDPLARIDAFVCDVKDSQFGEGLHVFGRGEQGVAERAGLLAGLDGKRVPAGPSGSPYRGRADVLPTGRNLYAIDPRALPSRAAHLQGVKLAEELIRRHMQEEGDHLRTLIVDLWGSATMRTAGEEFAMALHLIGVEPVWDHRSERVTGFEVMPLMRFDRPRVDVTLRVSGLFRDAFPHLVALFGQAVRALGQRDETAEWNPFVGQASPRVYGPAPGRYGIGLDPNAGYDEAARIEAGQSWLAASATALDDGDRRDVAGIAARVAGAQAFVHLHDLPESDLLLAADYAAHQAGFAAARAALGEGGAALYHLDTRDPANPKARTLAEEIARTVHARAANPRWVAGMMAHGFRGAAEIAATLDHLGSFAHLAEAVPAALIDLYWDATLAQDAVRDFMAQANPAALKAMEARFAALHKAGLWRTRRNSVLAMLDGAA; encoded by the coding sequence GTGCATCTCGTCTTTCGCGAGAGCCATGGGCTGGAGGAACAAGCCGTTCCACAGGATCTGGGGCAGCGCCCCGGTGACGTGGTCGTGCTGTCCTTCTCCGACAGCGACCTCAGTGCCTTTGCGGCGGGCTGGCGGGCGGGGGGATTTTCCTGGTCGCTGCGGCTCGCCAATCTGGCGGCCTTGATCCACCCGCTGTCGGTCGACACCTATGTCGAGCAGACCTTGGTGCATGCGAAGGCGATCCTGATCCGGCTGATCGGCGGCGCGGCCTATTGGGATTACGGCCTGCGTGAGGTCGAACGGCTGGCGCGGGAGCGGGGGATCGCGCTGGCGGTGCTGGCGGCGGACGGGCGCGAGGACCGGCGGTTGGTGGCGGCGTCGACCGTGGATGCCGGGTTGGTTCGGCGGTTGACGGCGTTGTGTGATGCGGGCGGGGCAGATGCGGCGGCTTTGGCTTTGCGTGAAATCGCGGCGTTGTCGCCTGTGGCTCTTGCCCCTCCCCAACCCCTCCCCCTGCCGGGAGAGGGGCTTTTGCGCGAAACAGTCGCCCCGAGCATGCCCCTCCCGCAGGCGGGAGGGGATGGGGGAGGGCCCTCTCCACAAATCGCTCCCGTTGGCAGCTGGTCCCTCGAGGGCGTCGCTTGCCCCGCCGCGACCCTGCTTACGACGACCCGCCCCCGCGTCCTGATCACCTTCTACCGCGCCTATCTCGCCGCCGCCGACATCGAACCCATCGTCGCCCTCCACACCGCGCTGTCCGAACGCGGCTTCGACCCCATCGCCCTGTTCGTCCCCTCGCTGAAAGCCGAGGGCGCAGGCCCCTGGGTCGCGCGCTGGGTCGAAGCCCTCACCCCCGCCGCGATCATCAACGCCACCGCTTTTTCTGCACGCGGCGAGGACGACACCACCTCGCTCGACGGCGCAGGTGTGCCGGTCTTTCAGGTGGCACTCGCCACCAGCGACCGGGCGGGCTGGGAGGGCGCCGCGCGCGGCCTGTCGCCCGCCGACCTCGCCATGCACGTCGTCCTGCCCGAGATCGACGGACGCCTGTTCGCGGGCGTGGTCAGCTTCAAGCAGCCGGGAGAGCGCGACCCCGACTTCGATATCGCCCTGCGCCTCCATCGCGCCGAGCCCGGGCGGATCGCCGCCGTAGCGGACAAGGTGGCGGGCTGGGCGAGGCTGGCGGCGACTCCGGCGGCGGAGCGGCGCCTCGCGATCCTGCTGTCGACCTATCCGGGCAAGGACTGGCAGGCGGCGCATGCGGTCGGGCTGGACGGCTTTGCCTCGACTGCGGCGATCCTCGCCGATCTGGGTGAGGCGGGTTATGATGTGAAACCGCAGCCCGATCTGCCCGCCGCGCTGCTCGGCAACCGGATCGCCTGGCCCGTCGCCGCCTATCGCGAGGCCCTGGCCGCTCTTCCCGAAAGTCTGCGCGTCGACCTTACCGAAAGCTGGGGCGCGGTCGAGGACGACCCGCTGGTCGAGGGCGACTCCTTCCATTTTCCGGCCCTGACGCTCGGCAAGGCCATCGTCGCGCTCCAGCCCGAGCGCGGGCGGCGGGGGGCGCGGGCCGACGATTATCACGACCTCTCGCGCTGCCCGCGCCACGGTTACGTCGCTTTTTATCTTTGGCTCCGCGCGCAACGGATCGACGCGCTGGTCCATGTCGGCGCGCACGGGACGCTGGAGTGGCTGCCGGGCAAGGCGGTCGCGCTGTCCGATGGCTGCTGGCCGGAAGCGCTGACCAAAGACTGGCCGGTCCTTTATCCCTTCATCGTCAACGATCCGGGCGAGGCGGCGCAGGCCAAAAGGCGGCTGGGCGCGGTGACGATCGGGCATGTTCCCCCGGCGCTGGTGCAGGCGGAGACAGGTGCGGGGCTGGGGCGGCTGGAGGCGCTGCTCGACGAATATGCCAATGCCGACGGCCTCGACCCCGCCCGCCGCGACCGGCTGCGCGCCAGCATCGCCGAGGAGGCAGACAGCGTCGGACTGGGCGAGACGCTGGGGCTGGCGGGGGCGGAGGATCCGCTGGCGCGGATCGACGCATTCGTCTGCGACGTGAAGGACAGCCAGTTCGGCGAGGGGCTTCACGTCTTCGGGCGCGGTGAACAGGGCGTGGCGGAGCGGGCGGGGTTGCTCGCCGGGCTGGATGGAAAGCGCGTTCCGGCGGGGCCTTCGGGTTCGCCCTATCGTGGGCGCGCCGATGTGCTGCCCACGGGGCGCAACCTTTACGCCATCGATCCGCGCGCGTTGCCGAGCCGGGCCGCACATCTCCAGGGCGTGAAGCTCGCCGAGGAACTGATCCGCCGCCATATGCAGGAGGAGGGCGATCACCTTCGCACCCTGATCGTCGATCTCTGGGGCTCGGCGACGATGCGCACGGCGGGCGAGGAATTCGCCATGGCGCTGCACCTGATCGGGGTCGAGCCGGTCTGGGACCATCGTTCCGAGCGGGTGACGGGGTTCGAGGTGATGCCGCTGATGCGCTTCGACCGGCCGCGTGTCGATGTGACGCTGCGCGTGTCGGGGCTGTTCCGCGACGCCTTCCCGCATCTGGTCGCGCTGTTCGGGCAGGCGGTGCGCGCGCTCGGCCAGCGGGACGAAACGGCCGAATGGAATCCGTTCGTCGGACAGGCGAGCCCGCGCGTCTATGGCCCCGCGCCGGGACGCTATGGCATCGGGCTGGACCCAAATGCGGGCTATGACGAGGCGGCACGGATCGAGGCGGGGCAGAGCTGGCTCGCGGCTTCGGCGACCGCGCTCGACGATGGCGACCGGCGCGATGTGGCAGGGATCGCCGCGCGGGTGGCGGGGGCGCAGGCGTTCGTCCACCTTCACGACCTGCCCGAAAGCGACCTGCTGCTCGCCGCCGACTATGCCGCGCATCAGGCGGGGTTCGCGGCGGCACGAGCGGCTTTGGGGGAGGGCGGGGCGGCGCTCTATCATCTCGACACGCGCGATCCCGCCAACCCCAAGGCGCGGACGCTCGCCGAGGAGATCGCGCGCACCGTCCATGCCCGCGCCGCCAATCCGCGCTGGGTGGCGGGGATGATGGCGCATGGTTTCCGGGGCGCGGCGGAGATTGCCGCGACGCTCGACCATCTGGGCAGCTTCGCGCATCTGGCGGAGGCGGTGCCCGCCGCGCTGATCGACCTGTATTGGGATGCGACCTTGGCGCAGGATGCCGTGCGCGACTTCATGGCGCAGGCGAACCCGGCGGCGTTGAAGGCGATGGAGGCGCGGTTCGCGGCGCTTCACAAGGCGGGGCTGTGGCGGACGCGGCGCAATTCGGTGCTCGCCATGCTGGACGGCGCGGCATGA
- the yajC gene encoding preprotein translocase subunit YajC → MFIPITAPVAAMAAASGAAASSGAASFLSLAPLLLVFVVFYFLMIRPQQRRMKTLQASIEAVKKGDQVTTAGGIVGKVTRVEDQLVEVEIAPNVRVRVVKATLTDVIDPTAKPAND, encoded by the coding sequence ATGTTCATTCCCATCACCGCCCCAGTCGCCGCGATGGCAGCCGCTTCCGGGGCCGCCGCATCGAGCGGAGCCGCCTCGTTCCTCAGCCTCGCGCCGCTGCTCCTCGTCTTCGTCGTCTTCTATTTCCTGATGATCCGCCCGCAACAGCGCCGGATGAAGACGCTGCAGGCGTCGATCGAGGCGGTCAAGAAGGGCGATCAGGTCACCACGGCGGGCGGCATCGTCGGCAAGGTGACCCGCGTCGAGGACCAGCTGGTCGAGGTCGAGATCGCGCCGAACGTCCGCGTCCGCGTGGTCAAGGCGACGCTGACCGACGTGATCGACCCCACCGCCAAACCCGCGAACGACTGA
- the cobW gene encoding cobalamin biosynthesis protein CobW, giving the protein MRDLSKVPVTIVTGFLGAGKTTLISHLIRNAGGRRLAVVVNEFGTLGVDGDILQSCAIPDCPAENIVELANGCICCTVADDFIPTVEKLLAMEPRPDHILIETSGLALPKPLLKAFDWPAIRSRITVDGVVALADAEAVAAGRFAPDLDAVEAQRAADPSLDHETPLSEVFEDQLACADIVLLTKADLAGPEGVAKARAIIAAEAPRPLPMVEAVDGIVSAEIVLGLEAAAEDDIAARPSHHDGADDHEHDDFDSISVILGEVDSPEAIATRIVTLAEQQDILRVKGYAAVTGKPMRLLVQAVGRRVRTSYDRPWGAGEPRGTQLVVIAEHDRIDRPSIEAVLKG; this is encoded by the coding sequence ATGCGTGACCTTTCCAAGGTCCCCGTCACCATCGTCACCGGCTTTCTGGGCGCAGGGAAAACCACGCTTATCAGCCATCTGATTCGCAACGCGGGCGGCCGTCGCCTGGCGGTGGTGGTCAACGAATTCGGCACTTTGGGCGTCGACGGCGACATCCTGCAATCCTGCGCCATCCCCGATTGCCCGGCGGAGAATATCGTCGAGCTGGCCAATGGCTGTATCTGCTGCACGGTCGCCGACGACTTCATCCCGACGGTCGAGAAGCTGCTGGCCATGGAGCCGCGCCCCGATCACATCCTGATCGAGACCTCGGGTCTGGCGCTGCCCAAGCCGCTGTTGAAGGCCTTCGACTGGCCCGCCATTCGCTCGCGCATCACCGTTGACGGCGTGGTGGCGCTAGCCGATGCCGAGGCCGTCGCGGCGGGCCGCTTCGCCCCCGATCTCGACGCGGTGGAGGCGCAGCGGGCCGCCGACCCCAGCCTCGACCATGAAACGCCACTGTCGGAGGTGTTCGAGGACCAACTGGCTTGTGCCGACATCGTCCTGCTGACCAAGGCGGACCTCGCCGGGCCGGAGGGCGTCGCCAAGGCCCGCGCGATCATCGCCGCCGAAGCCCCGCGCCCGCTGCCGATGGTCGAGGCGGTCGACGGCATCGTCTCTGCCGAGATCGTGCTGGGCCTAGAGGCGGCCGCCGAGGACGACATCGCCGCACGCCCCTCGCATCATGACGGCGCGGACGATCACGAGCATGACGATTTCGACAGCATCTCGGTGATTCTGGGCGAGGTGGACAGCCCCGAGGCGATCGCCACGCGCATCGTGACGCTGGCCGAACAGCAGGATATCCTGCGGGTGAAGGGCTATGCCGCCGTTACGGGCAAGCCAATGCGGCTGCTGGTCCAGGCGGTCGGCCGCCGGGTGCGCACCAGCTACGACCGCCCCTGGGGCGCGGGCGAGCCGCGCGGCACGCAACTGGTCGTCATCGCCGAGCATGACCGCATCGACCGGCCTTCGATCGAGGCCGTGCTGAAGGGCTGA
- a CDS encoding cobalamin biosynthesis protein CobG, protein MSGFVVKGWCPDAFRPMMAGDGLLVRVRPPLGRLTAEQAEGLCAGAIRHGNGQIDLTVRANLQIRGVAEANWSTLLAELQALGLVDPNPVSEGRGAILINPDWREGDDSHAIASELRARLAELPELPGKVGFIIDAGPSPIVMDAPGDFRIERTATGTLALRGDRRSSGVAVTRSNAVDALIRLAHWFSESGGHAAGRMARHKVALPDWAQGDAVPASGKPMQPGAHPIGAVYGLPFGRIDAASLAAFVRSHGCAVRLTPWRLLIAEGVATVPVAGMLLADSPILHVDACVGAPACPQASVETRGLATRLAPLIDGRLHVSGCAKGCARARAADWVLTGREGAFDLARHARAGAAPLHTGLTPERAVALLGAC, encoded by the coding sequence ATGAGCGGCTTCGTGGTCAAGGGCTGGTGCCCCGATGCGTTCCGGCCGATGATGGCGGGCGACGGGCTGCTGGTCCGCGTTCGGCCGCCGCTGGGACGGTTGACGGCGGAACAGGCCGAAGGGCTGTGCGCGGGCGCGATCCGCCACGGCAATGGCCAGATCGACCTGACGGTGCGTGCGAACCTGCAAATCCGGGGTGTGGCCGAGGCGAACTGGTCCACGCTGCTGGCGGAGTTGCAGGCGTTGGGGCTGGTTGATCCCAATCCGGTGTCGGAGGGGCGGGGGGCGATCCTTATCAACCCGGATTGGCGTGAGGGCGACGATAGTCATGCCATCGCGAGCGAATTGCGGGCGCGCCTGGCCGAACTGCCCGAACTGCCGGGCAAGGTGGGCTTTATCATCGATGCGGGGCCGTCGCCGATAGTCATGGATGCGCCCGGGGATTTCCGTATCGAGAGGACCGCCACTGGCACCCTGGCGCTGCGTGGGGATAGGCGGTCGAGCGGTGTCGCCGTGACGCGGTCCAACGCGGTCGACGCCCTGATTCGGCTGGCGCACTGGTTCAGCGAAAGCGGCGGACACGCGGCCGGGCGAATGGCGCGCCACAAGGTGGCCCTGCCCGACTGGGCCCAAGGCGACGCCGTACCCGCATCCGGCAAACCGATGCAGCCGGGCGCGCATCCGATCGGGGCGGTTTATGGACTGCCCTTCGGCCGGATCGACGCCGCCTCGCTGGCGGCGTTCGTTCGTTCGCATGGTTGCGCCGTTCGCCTCACCCCGTGGCGGTTGCTGATCGCGGAGGGCGTCGCAACCGTGCCCGTCGCCGGAATGCTTCTCGCCGACAGCCCGATCCTGCACGTCGATGCCTGTGTCGGCGCGCCTGCCTGTCCGCAGGCGAGTGTCGAAACCCGTGGGTTGGCCACCCGGCTCGCACCGCTGATCGACGGCCGCCTGCACGTCTCGGGTTGCGCGAAGGGCTGCGCACGGGCACGGGCAGCGGACTGGGTGCTGACCGGGCGGGAGGGGGCTTTCGATCTGGCCAGACACGCCCGCGCCGGGGCCGCGCCCCTTCACACCGGATTGACGCCCGAGCGGGCGGTCGCGCTTCTCGGAGCCTGTTGA
- a CDS encoding septal ring lytic transglycosylase RlpA family protein, giving the protein MVVWKAMRRWTPAAACLVAACSGGNYRPVSDFPVRIGKPYTVRGITYVPAEDTTYDMLGYASWYGSESGKRTANGERFRPGWATAAHTTLPLPSYVEVTALDTGRRIIVRVNDRGPFAGSSRIIDLSRGAAEQLGLRAVGKAAVRVRVVEPDEKDRERLRHGKAARPLPPVSDAVRANLLSQIAAAGMAVR; this is encoded by the coding sequence ATGGTGGTTTGGAAAGCGATGCGCCGATGGACACCGGCGGCGGCCTGCCTGGTCGCGGCCTGCTCGGGTGGCAATTACCGGCCGGTCAGCGATTTTCCGGTGCGGATCGGCAAGCCCTATACGGTGCGGGGCATCACCTATGTCCCCGCCGAGGATACGACCTATGACATGCTCGGCTATGCCAGCTGGTATGGCAGCGAATCGGGCAAGCGCACCGCGAACGGCGAACGCTTCCGCCCCGGCTGGGCGACGGCCGCGCATACCACCCTCCCCTTGCCCAGCTATGTCGAGGTGACGGCGCTCGACACCGGGCGGCGGATCATCGTGCGGGTCAACGATCGCGGACCATTCGCGGGATCGTCGCGGATCATCGACCTGTCACGCGGTGCCGCCGAGCAGCTCGGCCTGCGCGCGGTCGGCAAGGCGGCGGTGCGGGTGCGCGTCGTCGAGCCGGACGAAAAGGACCGCGAGCGCCTGCGCCACGGCAAGGCGGCGCGCCCCTTGCCACCGGTTTCGGATGCGGTGCGGGCGAACCTGCTGTCACAGATCGCGGCGGCAGGGATGGCGGTGCGGTAA
- a CDS encoding HoxN/HupN/NixA family nickel/cobalt transporter, producing the protein MSEVSAHPPLTRPSLKRRVTLLMGALVIVNIAVWGWAFSVFAGNSLMLGTALLAYSLGLRHAVDADHIAAIDNVTRKLMQDGQRPIAVGLWFALGHSAIVLIAATTVALAASTLSDFEAFGQSGGTIATIVSASFLFAIAIMNLIILRDVWTRFRRVARGEPMAEADADMMFSGQGPLSRLFRPLFRLIRRSWHMAPLGFLFGLGFDTATEVAILGLSGSHAADGVSLATILVFPVLFAVGMALIDTADGLVMLGAYEWAFVHPLRKLYYNMTITLVSALVALVIGGIQATALLAERFGWTAGPFRYAGALAEHFNVLGFAIVGLFVVCWGASFLLYRWRGFAAMEARIAKPGAAG; encoded by the coding sequence ATGTCCGAAGTTTCCGCCCATCCCCCGCTGACACGCCCTTCGCTCAAGCGTCGCGTCACGCTGCTGATGGGGGCATTGGTCATCGTCAATATCGCCGTCTGGGGCTGGGCGTTCAGCGTCTTTGCGGGCAACAGCCTGATGCTCGGTACGGCTTTGCTCGCCTACAGCCTGGGCCTGCGCCACGCGGTCGATGCCGATCACATCGCCGCCATCGACAATGTCACGCGCAAGCTGATGCAGGACGGCCAGAGGCCTATCGCGGTCGGCCTGTGGTTCGCGCTCGGCCATTCCGCCATCGTCCTGATCGCCGCGACCACCGTGGCGCTGGCGGCGAGCACTCTGTCCGACTTCGAGGCGTTCGGGCAGAGCGGCGGGACCATTGCCACCATCGTCTCGGCCAGCTTCCTTTTCGCCATCGCAATCATGAACCTGATCATCCTGCGCGATGTCTGGACCCGCTTCCGCCGGGTGGCGCGGGGCGAGCCGATGGCGGAGGCCGATGCCGACATGATGTTTTCGGGGCAGGGGCCTTTGTCGCGTCTGTTCCGGCCGCTCTTCCGGCTGATCCGGCGCAGCTGGCACATGGCGCCGCTGGGGTTCCTGTTCGGGCTGGGCTTCGACACCGCGACCGAGGTGGCGATCCTGGGCCTGTCGGGTTCGCACGCGGCGGACGGGGTGTCGCTGGCGACGATCCTGGTATTCCCGGTGCTGTTCGCGGTCGGCATGGCGTTGATCGACACGGCGGATGGGCTGGTGATGCTGGGCGCCTATGAGTGGGCGTTCGTCCATCCGCTTCGCAAGCTCTACTACAACATGACGATCACTTTGGTCTCGGCGCTGGTTGCGCTGGTGATCGGCGGCATCCAGGCGACCGCGCTGCTCGCCGAGCGGTTCGGCTGGACGGCGGGGCCGTTCCGCTATGCGGGCGCGCTGGCCGAGCATTTCAACGTGCTGGGCTTCGCGATCGTCGGGCTGTTCGTGGTCTGCTGGGGCGCGAGCTTCCTCCTCTATCGCTGGCGCGGGTTCGCGGCGATGGAGGCGCGAATTGCCAAGCCCGGCGCGGCGGGATAA
- a CDS encoding aspartyl protease family protein — protein sequence MTKRQRVGGAMAKKLGAKQERTTQAVCKLLAACTAIFGVSSFVAAQEVAAPLPATYTNPPLFWMPDAGSGWIDFDPDGDHIIIPVMLNGQPAKAMVDTGFDYLVVSKSYADAHHLPLTPWGKPLSVGGPTQYYTTSSVSIDVGAFRTVKPGAVTVIDLSKLAVLDLKDVDVVIGLPLLGPFEWQVDQDHHRFRLMKSGKVPLKNGTPIRVGPNNSRLVTDISINGKSVSPAMIDTGADDQVSLSVNTVEVTGFKPQTDKASVGAGGTMIQPFGRLTDFKIGQQKITGAYATIDASNWWGAGIQALVGMGTLRAYNMTVDLTAGQMTLEPRIRPVAPIHKSRDGIQGFVRDGRWAVAHVMRNSPAMTVGLRTGAEICGIDDKPVSQELLNGYWSRAATGTRHILKLCDGTSRIITLRLFY from the coding sequence GTGACGAAACGTCAGAGGGTTGGGGGGGCGATGGCAAAAAAATTGGGTGCGAAACAGGAACGCACAACACAGGCGGTCTGCAAATTGCTTGCCGCCTGTACGGCGATTTTTGGTGTGTCGTCGTTTGTTGCAGCACAGGAAGTTGCTGCCCCTTTGCCCGCCACGTATACAAACCCGCCGTTATTCTGGATGCCCGATGCCGGATCGGGTTGGATCGACTTCGATCCTGATGGGGACCATATCATCATCCCCGTCATGTTGAACGGTCAGCCAGCTAAAGCCATGGTCGATACGGGATTCGACTATCTCGTCGTCAGCAAATCCTATGCGGATGCCCATCATCTCCCGCTGACGCCATGGGGCAAACCGCTCAGCGTTGGGGGGCCGACCCAATATTATACGACGTCCTCCGTCTCGATCGACGTCGGCGCCTTTCGCACGGTAAAGCCCGGTGCCGTCACCGTCATCGATCTCAGTAAGCTGGCTGTTCTCGATCTGAAGGACGTCGATGTCGTTATCGGCCTGCCCTTGCTTGGCCCATTCGAATGGCAGGTCGATCAGGATCATCATCGCTTCCGATTGATGAAAAGCGGTAAGGTTCCCCTGAAAAACGGCACTCCGATCAGGGTTGGCCCGAACAATTCGAGGCTGGTCACTGACATTTCAATTAACGGCAAATCCGTGTCTCCGGCCATGATCGATACCGGCGCCGATGACCAGGTATCCCTGTCCGTGAATACGGTCGAGGTGACGGGCTTTAAACCTCAGACGGACAAGGCATCCGTCGGTGCGGGTGGCACCATGATCCAGCCGTTCGGACGATTGACGGATTTCAAGATCGGCCAGCAGAAAATTACCGGAGCTTATGCCACCATTGATGCCAGCAATTGGTGGGGAGCAGGCATCCAGGCGCTGGTCGGAATGGGTACCCTGCGGGCCTATAACATGACGGTCGATCTCACGGCAGGCCAGATGACATTGGAGCCCCGGATCCGACCCGTCGCTCCAATCCACAAAAGCCGAGACGGCATACAGGGGTTCGTTCGCGACGGTCGGTGGGCCGTCGCGCATGTCATGCGGAACTCGCCAGCGATGACGGTGGGGCTGAGAACGGGGGCCGAGATATGCGGGATCGACGACAAGCCGGTGTCGCAAGAATTGCTCAATGGCTATTGGAGCCGGGCGGCAACCGGCACGCGCCACATACTGAAGCTTTGCGACGGTACGTCCCGGATCATCACACTCCGCTTATTCTATTGA